One part of the Suncus etruscus isolate mSunEtr1 chromosome 2, mSunEtr1.pri.cur, whole genome shotgun sequence genome encodes these proteins:
- the LOC126001695 gene encoding LOW QUALITY PROTEIN: cytochrome c oxidase subunit 6A1, mitochondrial-like (The sequence of the model RefSeq protein was modified relative to this genomic sequence to represent the inferred CDS: inserted 1 base in 1 codon; substituted 1 base at 1 genomic stop codon) has translation MAASAASLLSRLQSCAAPXLGXSLVSHAHCKEGSARMWKALTFFVALPVVALSMLNVFLKSQHEEQPFPWGDGNHTLFHNSHPNPLPTGYKETNT, from the exons ATGGCTGCCTCCGCTGCGTCTCTGCTGTCTCGGCTGCAGAGCTGCGCTGCCCCGTAACTCG GCTCACTGGTGAGCCATGCCCACTGCAAGGAGGGCTCAGCGCGCATGTGGAAGGCGCTCACCTTCTTCGTGGCGCTGCCCGTTGTGGCCCTGAGCATGCTCAACGTCTTCCTCAAGTCGCAGCACGAGGAGCAGCCCTTTCCCTGGGGAGATGGCAATCACACCCTGTTCCATAACTCACATCCGAACCCCTTGCCAACCGGCTACAAAGAGACTAATACGTGA